The proteins below come from a single Roseiflexus sp. RS-1 genomic window:
- the kduD gene encoding 2-dehydro-3-deoxy-D-gluconate 5-dehydrogenase KduD, which translates to MLELFRLDGRVALVTGGDKGLGQGIALALAHAGADVAVVSRSGDAAATLSAIVAAGRRGIALTADLSTTAPIEGLINDTVAQLGRLDILVNNAGIIRRAPATEYGWSDWRAVLDVNLDAVWALCQSAGRLMIAQGRGKIINVASVLAFQGGLRVPAYAAAKHAVAGLTKALANEWARLGVNVNAIAPGYMVTDNTQALRDDPERSRQILERIPAGRWGVPEDLAGAAIFLASSASDYVHGHVLVVDGGWLAR; encoded by the coding sequence ATGCTGGAACTCTTTCGCCTCGATGGACGGGTTGCGCTGGTCACCGGCGGCGACAAGGGGTTGGGACAGGGGATCGCCCTGGCGCTGGCGCACGCCGGAGCGGATGTGGCAGTTGTCTCCCGCTCTGGCGATGCCGCTGCCACCCTTTCCGCCATTGTCGCCGCAGGACGGCGCGGAATTGCGTTGACCGCCGATCTGAGCACTACCGCGCCGATTGAAGGGCTTATCAACGATACTGTCGCTCAACTCGGTCGGCTCGATATTCTGGTGAACAATGCCGGAATCATCCGGCGCGCACCGGCGACCGAGTACGGCTGGAGCGACTGGCGGGCTGTGCTCGATGTGAACCTCGATGCGGTCTGGGCGCTCTGTCAATCCGCCGGACGCCTGATGATCGCACAGGGACGCGGCAAGATCATCAATGTGGCTTCTGTGCTTGCCTTTCAGGGCGGTTTGCGCGTACCTGCATACGCCGCTGCCAAACATGCGGTCGCCGGTCTGACGAAGGCGCTTGCCAACGAATGGGCGCGGTTGGGTGTGAATGTCAATGCAATTGCGCCCGGCTATATGGTTACCGACAATACCCAGGCGCTGCGCGACGATCCAGAGCGCTCCCGGCAGATCCTCGAACGCATTCCAGCCGGACGCTGGGGCGTCCCCGAAGACCTGGCAGGCGCTGCGATTTTTCTGGCGTCGTCCGCCAGCGACTATGTGCATGGTCATGTGCTTGTCGTTGATGGTGGATGGCTGGCACGGTGA
- a CDS encoding 5-deoxy-glucuronate isomerase, whose protein sequence is MIPCFTRVGSAHGLNTLDTNPCTLLDFNRLILADGARFDGATGEREALLVLFGGRCTVQIAGKTFARIGERPNPFAGKPFAVYLPAGSSYTITAHSALDAGICLAPSDLRTEPYLITPDMVVRVDAGAANFSRTLYNILTTSSQPELPAAKLLVGETFVPSGNWSTYPPHRHEVDNLPHEACHEEMYYFRVNPPEGFGLCRHYSPERGYDQTYTITDSTIFMAPHGYHTTCSAPGYTNYFLWFLAGTGRTQAVAFDPALAWVQKAAPLIKQVERS, encoded by the coding sequence ATGATCCCCTGCTTTACCCGCGTCGGCAGCGCCCACGGGCTCAACACCCTGGATACCAATCCGTGCACGCTGCTCGATTTCAACCGATTGATCCTTGCCGATGGCGCCAGGTTCGACGGAGCGACCGGTGAACGTGAGGCGCTGCTTGTTCTTTTCGGTGGGCGCTGCACGGTGCAGATCGCCGGAAAGACCTTCGCCCGGATTGGTGAGCGTCCCAATCCTTTCGCAGGCAAACCCTTTGCGGTCTACCTGCCTGCAGGCAGTTCCTACACCATCACGGCGCACAGCGCGCTGGACGCCGGAATCTGTCTGGCGCCTTCAGACCTGCGTACCGAACCGTACCTCATCACTCCCGATATGGTGGTGCGGGTCGATGCTGGCGCCGCGAACTTCAGTCGCACGCTGTACAACATCCTGACAACCAGCAGTCAACCCGAATTGCCAGCGGCGAAGTTGCTGGTCGGCGAAACATTTGTGCCTTCGGGAAACTGGAGCACCTACCCGCCACACAGGCACGAGGTGGATAATCTTCCCCACGAAGCCTGTCACGAGGAGATGTACTACTTTCGTGTCAATCCGCCGGAAGGGTTCGGACTGTGCCGGCATTATAGCCCTGAACGCGGTTATGATCAGACATATACCATCACCGACTCGACGATTTTTATGGCGCCCCACGGCTACCATACGACGTGCAGCGCTCCAGGGTACACCAACTACTTCCTCTGGTTCCTCGCCGGAACAGGACGCACGCAGGCAGTCGCGTTCGATCCGGCGCTTGCGTGGGTGCAGAAAGCGGCGCCGTTGATCAAACAGGTGGAGCGATCGTGA